A window of the Cannabis sativa cultivar Pink pepper isolate KNU-18-1 chromosome X, ASM2916894v1, whole genome shotgun sequence genome harbors these coding sequences:
- the LOC133032171 gene encoding GCN5-related N-acetyltransferase 1, chloroplastic-like codes for MKLAPANAVWRPRAHFGSRPSLCRFVKVFSFLFLFFFLFFFVFFVFFFFNLTPTSHRSTTTTPRPALHSSSATLLRPKTTVAAVTSQSQPFSFNKNYSISDKDLNSRGFILRCTPSDLNLDNLNKVFVAVGFPKRDTDNIRIALENTDTLLWIEYEKTQRPVAFAKATGDRVFNAIIWDVVVDPSFQGFSLGKAVMERLIDQLLEKGITNIALYSEPRVLGFYKPMGFVADLDGIRGMVYSRKNKKK; via the exons ATGAAACTTGCCCCAGCCAATGCTGTGTGGCGACCCAGAGCTCATTTTGGCAGTCGTCCATCTCTTTGTCGCTTTGTGAAAG tcttttcttttctttttctctttttctttcttttcttcttcgtcttcttcgttttcttcttcttcaacctaACCCCAACCAGCCACCGGAGCACCACCACGACCCCACGGCCAGCCCTTCATTCCTCCTCCGCCACATTACTCCGTCCTAAAACCACCGTCGCCGCCGTCACATCCCAATCCCAACCCTTCTCCTTCAACAAGAACTACTCCATCTCCGACAAAGACCTCAACTCCCGAGGGTTCATCCTCCGCTGTACACCGTCAGATCTCAACCTCGACAACCTCAACAAAGTCTTCGTCGCCGTCGGATTCCCCAAACGCGACACAGACAATATCAGAATCGCACTCGAAAACACCGACACACTTCTCTGGATCGAGTATGAGAAAACTCAACGACCAGTCGCGTTCGCCAAAGCAACCGGAGACAGAGTTTTCAACGCGATTATTTGGGACGTTGTCGTCGATCCTTCGTTTCAGGGTTTCAGTTTGGGTAAAGCGGTTATGGAGAGATTAATAGATCAGCTTTTGGAGAAAGGAATTACGAATATTGCTCTGTATTCTGAACCTCGTGTTCTAGGGTTTTATAAACCCATGGGTTTTGTTGCAGATCTGGATGGGATTCGAGGAATGGTTTATTcgagaaaaaacaaaaagaagtaa
- the LOC115713040 gene encoding SKP1-interacting partner 15, with protein MLYGTTASEMDAPPIYRLPQDTLHQIFSALPLRQIMICRSVCKLFNQVLTSPCFLHLISATSSLHLLALRPPHHHHHHAHRLHQSSHPGLHVFDPDQNQWLRFNLDFLPFRSLHPVASSLGLVYLWGDSPDLSPGLSKSLLVCNPLTRQFRVLPQLGSAWSRHGSVLVDSASRVMVLTELAALYCFSGSNQWLSFSSNLPSKPRSPILVSDSVYALCDVGSPWRSQWKLFSCTIAKMKNSQTWNRLERHEWGDVFDILKRPRLVRGNGNRILMVGGLKSSFSLNSSCSTILILRLDLESLDWDEAGRMPLDMFRCFQESSKFKVFGGGDRVCFSAKRVGRLALWDYCSGKGDWRWIDGVPGSGDGLSRGFVFEARLTALSP; from the coding sequence ATGTTGTACGGTACCACGGCGAGTGAAATGGACGCGCCGCCGATCTACCGTCTTCCTCAGGATACTCTGCACCAGATATTCTCAGCTCTTCCCCTCCGTCAGATCATGATCTGTCGCTCCGTCTGTAAGCTCTTCAACCAAGTCCTCACCTCACCTTGCTTCCTTCATCTCATCTCCGCCACCTCTTCGCTTCATCTCCTCGCTCTCCGACCAcctcaccaccaccaccaccacgcCCACCGCCTCCACCAATCATCTCATCCCGGTCTCCACGTCTTTGACCCCGATCAGAACCAGTGGCTCAGATTCAACCTCGACTTCCTCCCATTCCGTTCTCTCCACCCGGTTGCATCTTCCCTCGGACTCGTTTACCTATGGGGAGACTCGCCGGACTTGTCTCCGGGTCTCAGCAAGTCGCTTCTTGTATGTAACCCTTTGACTCGACAGTTTCGGGTTTTGCCTCAGCTGGGTTCGGCCTGGTCTCGTCATGGTTCGGTTCTTGTCGATTCGGCGAGTCGAGTCATGGTTTTGACTGAGCTCGCTGCGCTTTATTGCTTTTCGGGTTCGAATCAATGGCTGAGCTTTTCTTCGAATTTGCCGTCGAAACCTAGAAGCCCTATTCTGGTTTCTGACTCGGTTTACGCTCTTTGCGATGTTGGTTCGCCGTGGAGAAGCCAGTGGAAGCTTTTCTCGTGCACAATTGCGAAGATGAAGAATTCGCAGACATGGAATCGGCTCGAGAGACACGAGTGGGGTGACGTGTTTGATATCTTGAAAAGACCTCGTTTGGTTAGGGGAAATGGGAACCGAATCCTTATGGTTGGTGGGTTGAAATCTTCGTTCTCTTTGAACTCGTCGTGTTCGACtatattgattttgagattggaTTTGGAGAGTTTGGATTGGGACGAAGCGGGTCGGATGCCATTGGATATGTTTAGGTGTTTTCAGGAATCGAGTAAGTTTAAGGTGTTTGGTGGAGGAGATAGGGTTTGCTTTTCGGCGAAAAGGGTCGGAAGATTGGCCTTGTGGGATTACTGCTCCGGCAAAGGGGATTGGAGATGGATAGATGGTGTGCCCGGTAGTGGGGATGGTCTCAGCAGGGGATTCGTTTTCGAGGCAAGGCTCACAGCATTGTCTCCTTAA